TATCGTCTTCATAACCAAGAAAAATTCGAAACGAGCTATAAATTAAAACACAGCAACTTTTCATTAACTGCCAGAGCGGTATTCGGAATACCGGAAATTTTCAGGGACCAACTGAAAGGTGCAGACTTTGTTTCCAATCCGGGCTGCTTCTCCACTTCAGTCATCTTAGCTTTGTATCTTTTGGGTAACCTAAGAAAGGAGATCAAACCAAGGATCGTCGCAGATTGTAAATCAGGGATTAGCGGTGCAGGAGGAAGAGTAGAAGACGGAGGATTTTCCTTCAATGGTGTGTATGAGAATTTCAGAGCTTACAAAATTTTAAGTCACCAACATGAGCCTGAGATCCAAGAGTATTGTTTCGCAGGATCCGGATTATCAGAACCCGAGGTTTTATTCGTACCTCATTTACTTCCGGTATACAGAGGGATTTTATCCACGATCTATTTGGAAGCGAATTCCGATAATCTACCTTTTATGGAAACTTTGACCGCAAATTCCAAATCGGAACCTTTTATCCGGATCAGAAAAACTCCGGAGGAGATAGATCTGGCAAAAGTCCAACATACGAACTTCTTGGATATAAGCATGAGACAAAGAGGAAAAAATATCACGATCGTTTCCGCTTTGGATAATCTAATGAAGGGAGCGGCAAGCCAGGCTTTACAAAATATAAATTTAATGTTGAACGAGCCGGAAACTCTTGGCTTACTTCCCTAATCCCTATGGAAAAAAGAAGCATCTATCATCTGGTCAGGGACTCTTGTATCCATTACAAGGACAGGCCCTTCCAATGGATCTGGGATGAAAAATTAAAATCTTTTTCTGGGATCTCTTACTCCGAGTGGTTCTTAAACCTGGAAAATCTTTCCGGTTTTTTCAGACAGAAAAATCTAAACAAAGGAGATAAGGTAGGCCTATTCTGCGACAACAGAACAGAATGGGCATTATGCTCCTTCTCCGTAATGTGTTCGGGTGGAGCGGACGTCCCAAGAGGATGTGATGCGAGCGAAGATGAGATATTTTATATCCTGGATCATACCGAATCCAAGATCACTTTTATAGAAAAAGAGCAGGTCCTGGTCAAATTAGGCAATATTTTAAACAAATTAAAACATCTAGAAACTGTAATACTCATAGAGCCTGAGGAAAACTTTTCCTCTTTGGCAAAATTGAAAGTTTCTTACCCTAAAATCGAATTTATAGATCTGGAAACTGCAATCTCTCAAGGTAGAGCCTGGGTCGAAAAAAAAGGAAAATCTCTTCTTCATTCCGTAGGAGAATCCTTAACTGAGAACGATATCGCGACGATCATCTATACTTCCGGGACCACCGGAGTTCCTAAAGGTGTGGTCTTAAAACATAGATCTTTTACCTGGACAATCAACCAATTACAACAATTCGTGCCCGCAAATTATTCGGACAGAGTCGTAGTCTTTCTTCCGCCATGGCATATCGCGGAAAGAATTCTAGAAACTGCGCTTCTTTCTTGGGGCGCCTCGCTTGCCTGCTCCAATGTTTCTCAGCTTACTCGTGATTTCGAGATTATCAAACCTACAGTTCTTGTTTCCGTGCCCAGAGTTTGGGAAGCATTGTATCGAAGGATCTGGGATAAGGTCTCCAAATCCTCTCCAACAAAACTTGCAATTTTTAAAACGGCAGTCCGGATCGCTGAGACCTATAATTCTCTTTTAGACACCGTTATCGGAAATTATTCGGAAACTGAAAATAGTAATAAAGAGGAGAAGTTAACCGACACAGTGGTTTCTGTCCTACTTCTTCCCCTATTCTATTTCTTAAATATTTTGGCCCAGAAGGTACTTGCACCAGTTAGAGCCCTATTCGGTGGACAACTTAAGTTTGCATTCTGCGGAGCGGGCGCAATGCCTCCTAAGATCCAATTTTTCTTTCGTTCTATGGGAGTTCCCATTATTGAAACATATGGTATGACCGAGACTACAGGAATGGGTGCCCTGGGTAGTTTTCCGATCCCTAAAACAGGATCGATCGGACAAGTATTCCCCGGGGCGCATATAAAATTAGTCGGCGAGCAAAACGAGGTGGTTTCTAAACCGGGAGATAAAGGGATCGCATGGCATAAAGGCCCTCATGTAACTGCCGGATATTATAAAAATGAGGAACTCACGCGGTCTAATTTTGTGGACGGATGGTTTAACTCGGGGGACTTATTCGTCTGGACCAAGACCGGTGAGTTAAAATTCGCAGGCAGGGCAAAAGATACGATCGTTCTTTCTTCCGGGGAGAATGTGGAGCCTGAACCCATAGAAGGAAAAATTTTAGAAACAGGCTGGGCACTGACTGCAATAGTTATTGGTCAGGACCAAAAATTTTTAGCGGTTTTGATCGTTCCGGACTTTGCCAAAGTTAGAGATCATTTTTCCTCACAGGGAATTTCTCTTCCAAATGAGAATTCTGCTCTGGTACAAGACCCGAAAGTGCTGAAGTTTTACAAAGATCTGATCAAGAATACGATCTCCGAAAAGAACGGGTTTAAGAATTTCGAAAAAATTAACGACTTTCGCCTTTTAGACAAGGAATTCGAAAAAGGAAAAGAACTCACCGAAACCATGAAAGTGAAAAGAAATAAGGTTGCAGAACTCTATGCGCATCTGATAAAAACGATCTTTCTTTAATCAGATGAGCGACCTTAAAATCCAGGACATTCTTTTCTGCGCGGCTTTCGCGGGAGAAATAGACAAATTAAAAACGGATCCTAGGATCCACACTTTCGAAGCGGGCATCGGAGAATTGGAAGCGGCCATCAATCTCCAGAAATATCTTTCAGATCCTGAAAGTTGGAAACCTAAGGCGATTCTAGGGATAGGCTCCGCAGGAGTATATACCTGGATCCCTCGAAAAGAGTGGGAAGGTAAATTTGGACTTTCGAAAGTATTCGCTAATTACCAGATCGCATTCTTGGATAAAAAGATCAGACTTCCGGAAAGTATGACTTTTAGATACGAGTTCCCCGACTTACAATTCCCTTTTGACGGAAACGATTTCGTAGAATCCGCGACAAACGGAACTGGTTCAGTCACCTTGGAAGATCTTAGCCCCCGAGCCTTAGAAAGGATCAAGGGAGAAGGCCTAGGCTTTGAGAATATGGAAGCGTTCGGCCTTGCAAAAGTATGCAATCTATTTAATATTCCTTTCGGAACAGTATTCGCACTTACGAACAAAGTAGGACCGAAAGGAAGTGAAGAATGGAAGCTTTCCTGGAGAAAACACTCCGATAGACTCCAGGAGAAGATCTTGAGTTACCTTTGATTATTTTTCGGTTGGAAAGAATAATTTACGGATATCTCCGATTGCAGCTTCCGTTTCCAATTCTCCCTTTTTAATGATTTCCTTATATTTTCCGAAATCGGTAAATGCGAACTCTTCTATATGTAAATTGATAAAAAGGTCCATCTTTTCCTTTCTCAATTTAGTAATTTCTCTTCCTTCTAAAGTGATCGCTCTTGCCATGATCTTTAGAATGGGAGGATAAGTAATGTCTTCCCAAAGATTTTTGAAAAAAGACTTTCCTGTTACCTTTCTGTCTTCCAGAAGTCTGACGATCCCCTCGTCTCTAAGCGGAGAAACATTCACGGATAAGATCACATCCGCTCCTTTCCTTCGGATCAGGTTTTCCGGAACGTTATTGATCACTCCGCCATCTATCAAAAGATGATCCCCTTTAAATACCGGTGGGAACATCCCAGGTAAACTCATTGCCGCAGCCAGCGCTTCCCAAATGGGACCTTGGTCCATCACGTATTCTTGCCCGCTATGGAGATCCACTGCGGATGTTGCAAATGGGATCTTTAGATCTTCTATTAACTGAGTTCCGAATGCATCCTTTAACATTCGGAGCATTCTTTTTCCTTTGAAGAAGGAAATAAGTGGGATGGTAGGATCGAACGGTTTTTCGATTCCGCCAAAAAACTTACCGATCATTTTGAAGATCGAATCCGTGCTTTCCCCCCTTGCATAAAGAGCTCCGATCACAGCCCCGAAAGAAGAACCGCTCACAAAATCGAAACGGATCCCTTCTCTTTCCAAAACTTTCAGAAGACCGACATGTGCGAGGGCCCTAGCTCCTCCTCCTCCCAACGCAAGCCCTCGAGTCCTAGAGACCAAATATCTTGCGAATGTTTCACCCTTATAAAATACTTTTTGGTTAGCGGATTCTTCATGTTTTCTTAATCCGTTTTCGGACACGACAATCCGAGAAGTCCTTCCGGAAAAATTACGTATCCTTGGTTCCCAATAACCTAGGATCTCATTTTTCTGTTTCAGATTTCTTTCCGGTTTTTCCTCCCAGAAAACGATCTGATCGCATTGTTGTACGAGCTTATCCAACTCTGGCTGGATCTCCGGGTTTTTAAAATAGAGATGTAGTATGGCGGATTTTTTTCTAAGCCCTGCAATAGTTCGGATCATCTCGGAAACAGATTTTCCTTTGAATGTATCTATTCTCAAGAGAGAAACATGACCTTCGTGGGACTTCCTACCGTTATCCACTATGGACTCTAGATGTACTTTAAAATCTTCTACTTCTTCTATCGGGATATGACAGACTAGTCTTCTAGGAGAATGTACCTGAGCGGAAGAGTCTTCCATCACCTCTCTCATCCTCATTCCCATCAGTCTCATTAAGTTTTGGGAAAGTACCCTTTCTTTGGCAGCTAGTTTTAGAAAATATTCCCCGTCCAATACATACAATAACGTATCCAATATCGCGGTGGCAGATCCGGTATGAGCGGTTCTTGTGAGAACGCTATTCTCAGCAAACACGTCTCCTTCACCCAAGTAGCGAACCGTCTTGCCAGCTTCCCCCAAGGTCATCATTACCTCTCCGTGTCGGATTATGTAAAGTTCCTTGGAGATCTCTCCTTTATAATAAATTACAGTGTGATTGTGAATGTTCCGCTCTTCTATATGACCGTAAAGTAAGACTAGTAATTTTCTCGGGAGACCCTTGAACAAGGGGATAGACGCTAAAAATTGCAACGCTTCCGGAGGTACTATTTTTTTCATGCGGGCAAGATCCTAACCTGGGAAATTTATTTTGTAAAGCGGAACTAGAACGTTCTGTCATTTAGCCGACGGACCGACAATAGGAAATCCTCTTGATTTTTGGTCTATCGCGTAAATTCTAGCTCCGATGAAGTTAGAATCGGCCAAAGTGGTTGAGATATTCAAAAATTCCGTCACGGACTGGCATAAAGAGGAAGCGCTTTCTCCGAATCCATTCCCTGGGTCCTCTCTTGAGTTCCTTTTTTACCAAAAAAACCAGATAGACACCATCCAATGGCATGTGGAGGACGAGATCAGAAGGCCCGACCTTCCTGATAAGGATCTTGTCCAGTTTAAAAGAAGAATAGACGCCCTAAACCAGGAAAGGACGGACCTAGTCGAGCAGATAGACGATCAGATCTCAGCAATGTTCAAGTCGGTGGAAAAAAAGCCGAATGCCAGAATGAACTCGGAAACCCCTGCTTGGCTGATAGACAGGATGAGTATCCTGGAACTCAAAATTTATCATATGAAAGAACAAACGGAAAGAAAGGATGTAAGTCCCGAACATATCCAAACTTGCCAAAACAAGCTGAATGTTTTGCTGGAACAAAGGACTGATCTTTCCAAATGTCTGGATGAACTTCTGGACGATTTATCTAAAGGAGATAAATTCTATAAGGTATATAGGCAGATGAAAATGTACAACGACAAAAATCTGAACCCATCCTTATATACAAAACAAGCATGAATCTTTTGGTGCTAAGATTCTCAGCGATGGGAGATGTTGCCTTGATGGCTCCGGCATTGATTGCCGTAGCAGCCAAGTACACGAATATACAACTCACTGTTGTTACCAGAGGGAACTATGCTCCCTTCTTTTATAATATCCCTAACGTCCACGTGATCGGGATCAATCTCAAAAAATATAAAGGCCTATCCGGATTATATCGTTTATTCAAGGAATTGAATAAACTAGGTCCTTACGAGAAAATCGTGGACTTACATTCTAGCGTTAGATCCCGTTTTATCAGTTTTTTCTTTTGGATCCGAGGGGTTTCCGTTTTCAGGATCATTAAGGGAAGAAGGGAAAAGATGCGCCAAATACGTAGGACCCGTAAGGTTTTGCGTAAACTTCCCCACACTGTAGACAGATATCTAAAAGTTTTCGAAAAAGCCGGATTCCCCGCGAACGTTCGAAAAGGCCCTTGGATCAATGTGGATCCTGAATCCAAAATTTATGCAAAAGACTTCCTTCTTGCCAGAAAGATAGATAAAAAAGAAGGTCTTTGGGTCGGATATGCACCTTTTGCAGGCCATAAACTGAAAGAATGGCCTTTGGAAAAAAGCCTGGAACTACTCAAACTTTTAAAAGAAGAATTCCCTAATATTAGAATATTCTTATTCGGTTCCTCTCAGGAAGCGGTTCAAATGGAAGAATGGAGGAATGGGGATCAATCCATGACCATCGTTTCCGGTGGTAAACTGGGTATACGAGGTGAATTAGGGATCATGGAAAGAATGGATGTAATTATCGGAATGGACTCTTCGAACATCCATATTGCAGCGCTTCTCAAGCGTCCTGTGATCGCGTTATTCGGAACTACACACCCACTTTCCGGATTTGCTCCTTTTGGTCAGGAAGACACCGGCGTTTTACAGATAGAAGATCTACCTTGTAGACCATGTAGTATTTACGGAAATACAACCTGCTATCGTAAAGACTTTGCCTGTATGGAGAGGATTACTCCGGAAGACGTGATCAAACGGATCAACGTTATCAAGAATATCAATACACTTTTTTGATCAGTCTTTTAATCGATTAGCCTAAGATCCCGAAAGGATCCAAAGAGAAGATCGTATTTAGTATAGATCTTTTTTTCTTTTTATTCTTTTGGGCTGCTACCGATTTATATACTTCTTCCATTCTATCCACGCAAGCTTTCATCTCATGGTTTTGGGAAATTTTCAGGGATTCCTTGGAGAAAGAAGCATACATTTCAGGATCTTGCAGAATACGAACAGTCTTTTCGGCAATATCTTTTACATCGAAAGGTTTTGCTATAAATCCGTTCAGTCCGTCATGGACTAATTCCGGGATTGCAAACGAATCCACACCGACCGCAGGAAGACCGCATGCTACTGACTCTAAGATCACAAGACCTTGTGTTTCCATGGTAGAAGCCGTTAAGAATAGATCGTAGTTCGGATAGTGTTTTGGAAGTTCCGCTCTATCTATAAAACCGGTAAATGTAATTGCATTATCTATCCCAAGCTTTTGAGCTTGGACCTTAAGAGAAGCCAAAGCTGGACCGTCTCCTATGATCGTCAAAGTAGCAGATGGGATCTTTTCTAGGATCAATTTGAATGAGTTAATGATCACATCGCAATTTTTCTCATAAGAGATCCTACCCACATGTAGTAGTTTAGGACTTTCCGAAAGAGTTTTAGGACTTCCCTTAAATTGGGAAAGATCCAAACCGTTTGAGATCACAGCAACCGGCTTTTTTAATCCGAACTCTTCCAACTGTTTTTTTATCAGGTGGGAAGGAGAGATGATCAGATCGCAACGATCGTATAAATTATTCGTAATTTTCAGAATGATCTTTTTACGAATATTGAACTTGTCGAATTTTTCGAATTTTACCAAGTCCTTTATTTTAATCTTCTTATTCAACTTTCCGATTCTCATAAAAAGTTTGTCTAGTTTAAGAAGACGATAAAAAGAAAGATACATGTCCTGTTCGGACATCAATGTATGATAAGTTCCGATACTTGGGATTCCGTATTTTTCGGTAGCGTTGATCCCGTAAACTCCCATAAGTCCAGGAGTGTGGATATGCACTAGATCCGGTTGGAATTCTTTGATCGCTCTTTTGATCTTTGAAGGAGAAGGTAAAACAACCTTGATATCGGGGTAACTAGGCAGGTATCCGCTCCTGAATCTTTCCAGACGGATATGATCTCCCATTCTATCGAAGTCACCTTCTCCATAACGTGGACAACAAATCAAAAATTCATGTCCTCTTTCGGCAAGGGCTTCCGCAAAATTTCTCATCGAAATAGCGACCCCGTCTATTTTGGGTAAAAAGGTGTCCGAAAAATAAAGAATCTTCATTTAGGTTCCTAATGCGGAACCAATCTCCTCCATAATATGGATTTTACCACTCCATTACAGAAATCTATGTGAAAAATAATCGAATTTACAAAGAACAGATCGGTGAGATTATTTCCAGAATCCGGATGAAAGAGTTTTTGAAAAAAGCGCATCTATTCTGTTTACTCGCCACCCTACCTTCGATCGGAATTTCGGTCAGCCTTAGCCAGGGATTTCTGGTGCTTTCCTTTTTTTTCGGACTGGCGGACCAACTGAAGATAGGAAATTGGAAGGACATCCTACCCAATCATCCTATTTCTAAAATTTCGATTTCTCTTTTTCTCTGGTACGGGATCGTATTTCTGATCCATCTTGTATTTGATAATTCCACAGGATATACAAAGGCTGCTTGGAACGGAGAGCTGAAAGACTTCTTCCTATTTTTCGGGTTCCTTTCCGTAGGATTTACAACAAAGGAAGATCTACCCAAAATTTATCGAGCTCTCTTCTGGCTTTTTTTGATCCTAGTATTCACAGGAGTTGCTGGAGGTTTTACTCCTGTCCGTCTTTCCAGACTCATCAGCGATCTATACAAAACCTCCAGTAGTTATAGATTCACTCACCCATTGGGTTCTGTTTCTTCCATCCCTCTTTATATCTCCATAGGTTTGATGAACACTCATTTGACCTTCGGAGGGTTGCTACAATTCTTTTCGGCGTTTGCAGTATTCGGTTTTTTAAGGACTCTCATCCAAGGGGATAAGAAAAAGATCCTAATTGCAGGGCTTCTTCTCTTTTTATATTGTTTAGTGTTCTTATTAAACCAGGCAAGATCTAGCATGATTGGAGCCGGGGTAAGTATCTTCTTTGCGGGAGTTCATTTATTCTTTATCAGAAAGGAATTTTCAAGATCTTTTCTGATAAAGGGAGCTTCTCTCTTCTTAGGACTTCTAATTTTGATAGGACTTGTACTTGCAATTAGTCCTGCAGGAAAGAAGGTCATCGGGCCACTCTTTGGAAAAGAAAAACACACCGATTCAGGAAGAACATTCATCTGGGATTCCAGTTTTCCACTCATCCAAAAGAATCCGATCATAGGAGTAGGTCCCGGGAATTACAATAAAGAGATCGAAAAAGTTAGGATCTCACATTCCGAAGAATATCCGGAACTCTCCTACTTTTACGAAGTCACTCAAAGAGGACACGCACATAACGATTATTTCCATCTCGCTTCGGTATTCGGTATCCCTGCGGCATTGATCTATTTGGGGTTAGGAGCAATCCTGATCGCGTATCTATTCCAATCCAAGCAAGACTTTCAGATCATATTATTCTTTTATGGACTGATCGGATTTTTTGTTTCAGGTTTATTCCAGTGTTACTTCCAGGATGACGAGGTGGTCATCCTATTCTGGATCTTATTAGGCCTTTTCGTAAAAGGAGAATTTCTAATATCAAAGCGGAATAACGCATAAGTTCTTTCTCCTTCGGTTTGGAATTCCCTGTTCTGCAAAGTATTCCAAATTAGATTCAGAATATTGATCGGGAAACTCGGAGGCTTCTCTAAAATTGTAAACTGCAAATAATACTTGCTCCGGCCAATTCAGATTATAATTAACCGACTTAAAACAGAAATATAGCCCAAAGTTCTCGTATCCAAGGAGTATAACGCCGGAATTCGAAGTTACACTCTCAGAAAGATAATACACTCCTTCTTCTAATGAAACTCCTAATAATCTCGGAAGTTTTCCCCTTTCTAAGATCCATACCTGCTGGGGGGAATTTTCAGACAGAAATTTACTCAGTTCAGTATTATTCGGAAAAACCCAGGCTCCTGCCGTTCCTAAAAATTGGGATGGCCTTAAAAATAGAGAAGGTTTTAAGATCGTAGAATGAAATTCCTTCATCAGATCGGATTTAGGAAGAGTAAATCCTGATATTCCATTTCTGGAGAACGATCGGATTCCCAAGCTTTCCGTTTCAGTTTTCGGAAATTCACTTTTGCCTCCGAAAAATCTGGAACTAATCGATTCATAATCCGAGATAGATTTACAGGATTCTTCTTTCCATCTATAGAAATTATTCCAACGAAACCATTCAAATCCGATTTCCAAAAACGTTTCTTCCGATTGTATTTCCGATCTACAAATCAGATCGTTGTCGACGTCGAAACTGTGAGTATTCGTATCAACAGGAAATGTAGGTTCCGAGATCTCTATCGGCTTGGATTTAACTAGAATATTCTCCCATTCTTCTTTAAATTTTTTAGTGACTCTCGCATCCTTGATTCGAATGAGAATCTCTCTGTTGGAATCCCTGGCGCTCAAAGAATAATTATAGGATCCGGTCAAAACTTCTAGATCATCCAAGATCATGGTCTTATGATGGAGGAGTCCTCCTTTTCCAATATTAGGATCATCTAAAATATCCTCGTTTCCGTCTTCTGAGATCTCTACCCCGGGAATGCCGGATAGAATTGTTCCTTCAGGATCAACCGGGCGATTGTATATCCCGCTAATGGATCCATGATTTGCGCGAGTAAATCCGAAGCTTATGATTGGATCATAATGATCGAAGATCAAATAACGAATCGAATGTTTAGAAGAAAAAACTGAATCCAAAAGCCTATTCTGGATCAAATTTCCTTCGATAGGAGAATTCCAAAATTCTAATTCGCCAATTCTCAAAGTAGGAAATGGATATTCTTCTCTTAGAAAAGAATAAAAGTTTTCCCATTCTTTTCGGTTCAGTATAAATTCTATATATCCGTTATGATCCTGTTCTAAACCGTAAAATGTAAAATTCCCGGTTCCGATAAACACCAATGACTGATCGGAGACCAAAACCTTCGTATGCTGTAAACCAGTGCCTTCCCAATATTTTAGAAATGGTAGGATAGAGCTTGGATAAGTTTTTCCCCATTCTCCCATGAATTCTAAATGAACGCCTCTTCGATATGCCTTTATAAGTTCCTCTTCAATCTCCGGATCGTCGAAAGAATAAAGATGCATATAAATAGATTTTTTGGACTCTCGGACGATGTGCAGTATCTCATCTCGAACATTTCTCTTTTTACCGAGCGGTACGAATCTACCCGGATATGAAAAGAATACTTTAGGATATAAGTCATCTTCCCAAAAAACGGAAACATCTTCTTCTGTTCTTTCGCAGCGTAAAAAACAAAGGATCGAAAACCAAAATATACAGAATATTTTCATTTCCAAACCCCTCCAATACGAAAGAGCATGTACCATTGTTTAAGCCCTGTTGTTTCGTTCGATTCAAAGCCTCCAATATCTAATTCGATCCTCGCAGATTCGTCTTGCAAGGCAGACCAGACAATACTTACACCTGCTTCTCTTAGAAATTTATTATGCATATTTCTGAATGAAATTGTCCATAGACCGGAGGAAGAATTCTCTTCTTTCAAAAATCCGATATAGGTAAAATGAACTCCGGGGGATACTCCGAAAAATTTCCCTTCCGCTTTCCAGCCGAACAGATTGGCAGGTCTTTTACCTGGAAAATCGGTATCTTCTCTTTCTAATCCGCGGTCAGTAATCCAAGCAGAAGGATAAAAACCCCAAACTTGTTGCAAGATAGGGTTCGAAACAGGAGAAGATCCCATTCCGACAAAACCCATTTCTAAAATTTCACCTTGTGAGGATCGTTTCTCTCTGTCAGGTAAAAGCCCAAAAACGGAAATTTGTCCGAATGTATTATAAAAACCTAAATCAAACCGAAAAGCTTCTCCGCTAATCGGTATCGATCTGTCCAATCGTGCAGGATGATATCCCGTTTTATCGATCCCTCTGGAAAGAAAAAAGTCCCCGGAAACATAAAAGAACTTCCACAGAAATCCGAGCCCGATTTTCCATTCTACTAAATAATCTTTGTCACCTTCCGTAGTTTCCGATCTGGATTCTTTTGTATCTGAACCGAATCTTCCCCAGTCTCCCAAAGATAGATAACGCACTCTGAATTTGTATATAAAACGATCTTCTTTATTTCCCGTTAGGCTTATACCGGCTCTGTATCTGGATTGTGAAGAGTATGCTGAGTCTTTTTCAGTGATAAGTTCGTCTCTTGCCTGTTTTGGAAGAAAAAACTCCCTTCCCTGTAGTTTCAACCATTGGTTTTCTGATAAAGGAAATCCTCTGTATAGATCCAAAAAGTCGAATCGTATTCTGGTGCGATCCAATTCAGTTTCTGCGAACAGGCCTTCTACTCCGTCTTTCCAAGAAGACCAAGCAGGAAATTCTTCCGGATCAGATCTTCTTCCTGCCCCCCATAAAAATCCTTTATAAAGAATTCCGATATATGAGTTTTTACCGGGTAAGAAGAATGTTCCGGAATTGGAAGTAGTAACAAGATTCCATTCTATGTCTGCTCGGATCTTTTCCGTAGACTTCTCAATTTTAAATCCGAATACCGCGGGCGAAGTTAAGGCCGAAATCTTGGAATGCTCCTTCTCTTCCGAGATCCTTCCTTGGGTCCGAAACAGGATCCACTGAAAATAGATCTCCAAAGATGGATCACGAACATCATCAGCGGATATAATATGGGCGTGCAAAAGTACGAATAAGAAGAAGATTCTTTTCATAAATCACCTTCTTATTCCAAGATCCCAGGATGAGC
The window above is part of the Leptospira licerasiae serovar Varillal str. VAR 010 genome. Proteins encoded here:
- the argC gene encoding N-acetyl-gamma-glutamyl-phosphate reductase; protein product: MSEISIIGAGGFTGKELLGLLSRHPKYKAVHVTSDKLAGKSLSEVFPDLISPKDLVFKKHEDEVPKGSLVVLAVPNEASLELTPKFLDKGHKVIDLSGVYRLHNQEKFETSYKLKHSNFSLTARAVFGIPEIFRDQLKGADFVSNPGCFSTSVILALYLLGNLRKEIKPRIVADCKSGISGAGGRVEDGGFSFNGVYENFRAYKILSHQHEPEIQEYCFAGSGLSEPEVLFVPHLLPVYRGILSTIYLEANSDNLPFMETLTANSKSEPFIRIRKTPEEIDLAKVQHTNFLDISMRQRGKNITIVSALDNLMKGAASQALQNINLMLNEPETLGLLP
- a CDS encoding AMP-dependent synthetase/ligase — protein: MEKRSIYHLVRDSCIHYKDRPFQWIWDEKLKSFSGISYSEWFLNLENLSGFFRQKNLNKGDKVGLFCDNRTEWALCSFSVMCSGGADVPRGCDASEDEIFYILDHTESKITFIEKEQVLVKLGNILNKLKHLETVILIEPEENFSSLAKLKVSYPKIEFIDLETAISQGRAWVEKKGKSLLHSVGESLTENDIATIIYTSGTTGVPKGVVLKHRSFTWTINQLQQFVPANYSDRVVVFLPPWHIAERILETALLSWGASLACSNVSQLTRDFEIIKPTVLVSVPRVWEALYRRIWDKVSKSSPTKLAIFKTAVRIAETYNSLLDTVIGNYSETENSNKEEKLTDTVVSVLLLPLFYFLNILAQKVLAPVRALFGGQLKFAFCGAGAMPPKIQFFFRSMGVPIIETYGMTETTGMGALGSFPIPKTGSIGQVFPGAHIKLVGEQNEVVSKPGDKGIAWHKGPHVTAGYYKNEELTRSNFVDGWFNSGDLFVWTKTGELKFAGRAKDTIVLSSGENVEPEPIEGKILETGWALTAIVIGQDQKFLAVLIVPDFAKVRDHFSSQGISLPNENSALVQDPKVLKFYKDLIKNTISEKNGFKNFEKINDFRLLDKEFEKGKELTETMKVKRNKVAELYAHLIKTIFL
- a CDS encoding phosphorylase — protein: MSDLKIQDILFCAAFAGEIDKLKTDPRIHTFEAGIGELEAAINLQKYLSDPESWKPKAILGIGSAGVYTWIPRKEWEGKFGLSKVFANYQIAFLDKKIRLPESMTFRYEFPDLQFPFDGNDFVESATNGTGSVTLEDLSPRALERIKGEGLGFENMEAFGLAKVCNLFNIPFGTVFALTNKVGPKGSEEWKLSWRKHSDRLQEKILSYL
- a CDS encoding patatin-like phospholipase family protein; the encoded protein is MKKIVPPEALQFLASIPLFKGLPRKLLVLLYGHIEERNIHNHTVIYYKGEISKELYIIRHGEVMMTLGEAGKTVRYLGEGDVFAENSVLTRTAHTGSATAILDTLLYVLDGEYFLKLAAKERVLSQNLMRLMGMRMREVMEDSSAQVHSPRRLVCHIPIEEVEDFKVHLESIVDNGRKSHEGHVSLLRIDTFKGKSVSEMIRTIAGLRKKSAILHLYFKNPEIQPELDKLVQQCDQIVFWEEKPERNLKQKNEILGYWEPRIRNFSGRTSRIVVSENGLRKHEESANQKVFYKGETFARYLVSRTRGLALGGGGARALAHVGLLKVLEREGIRFDFVSGSSFGAVIGALYARGESTDSIFKMIGKFFGGIEKPFDPTIPLISFFKGKRMLRMLKDAFGTQLIEDLKIPFATSAVDLHSGQEYVMDQGPIWEALAAAMSLPGMFPPVFKGDHLLIDGGVINNVPENLIRRKGADVILSVNVSPLRDEGIVRLLEDRKVTGKSFFKNLWEDITYPPILKIMARAITLEGREITKLRKEKMDLFINLHIEEFAFTDFGKYKEIIKKGELETEAAIGDIRKLFFPTEK
- a CDS encoding DUF4254 domain-containing protein; protein product: MKLESAKVVEIFKNSVTDWHKEEALSPNPFPGSSLEFLFYQKNQIDTIQWHVEDEIRRPDLPDKDLVQFKRRIDALNQERTDLVEQIDDQISAMFKSVEKKPNARMNSETPAWLIDRMSILELKIYHMKEQTERKDVSPEHIQTCQNKLNVLLEQRTDLSKCLDELLDDLSKGDKFYKVYRQMKMYNDKNLNPSLYTKQA
- a CDS encoding glycosyltransferase family 9 protein, translated to MNLLVLRFSAMGDVALMAPALIAVAAKYTNIQLTVVTRGNYAPFFYNIPNVHVIGINLKKYKGLSGLYRLFKELNKLGPYEKIVDLHSSVRSRFISFFFWIRGVSVFRIIKGRREKMRQIRRTRKVLRKLPHTVDRYLKVFEKAGFPANVRKGPWINVDPESKIYAKDFLLARKIDKKEGLWVGYAPFAGHKLKEWPLEKSLELLKLLKEEFPNIRIFLFGSSQEAVQMEEWRNGDQSMTIVSGGKLGIRGELGIMERMDVIIGMDSSNIHIAALLKRPVIALFGTTHPLSGFAPFGQEDTGVLQIEDLPCRPCSIYGNTTCYRKDFACMERITPEDVIKRINVIKNINTLF
- a CDS encoding glycosyltransferase, whose product is MKILYFSDTFLPKIDGVAISMRNFAEALAERGHEFLICCPRYGEGDFDRMGDHIRLERFRSGYLPSYPDIKVVLPSPSKIKRAIKEFQPDLVHIHTPGLMGVYGINATEKYGIPSIGTYHTLMSEQDMYLSFYRLLKLDKLFMRIGKLNKKIKIKDLVKFEKFDKFNIRKKIILKITNNLYDRCDLIISPSHLIKKQLEEFGLKKPVAVISNGLDLSQFKGSPKTLSESPKLLHVGRISYEKNCDVIINSFKLILEKIPSATLTIIGDGPALASLKVQAQKLGIDNAITFTGFIDRAELPKHYPNYDLFLTASTMETQGLVILESVACGLPAVGVDSFAIPELVHDGLNGFIAKPFDVKDIAEKTVRILQDPEMYASFSKESLKISQNHEMKACVDRMEEVYKSVAAQKNKKKKRSILNTIFSLDPFGILG